CCAGCTCTCGTAATCAGAGCCCGGTTCCAGGTCGAGCTCCTGCATCTCGTAGGTCAGCGGTAGCAGGTGCAGGGCTGCCCGGGCGGTCATGATGCCTGGGTTCCGGAAGGCCGTACGGAGTGCCAGCCGGTCCCGACCCACCCGCTTGACCAGCCCGTAGGCGCGCTCGATCTCGGCGGCCTTGTCGAGCGCCTGCTCGCCGATGATGACGGCGATGGACAATTGCTGGTACAGAATCTCGACCCAGTATTCTTCGTCGTCCACGGTCCACTGTCGCTCGTGCTCTTTCTTGTCCAGTTCGTCCAGCCAACGGCCGATGAACCGCTCCGCCGTGCGGCAAGCGGTGCCGGTCTCGGCGAGCACCAACTGGAGAAAGATCTCCTCGAGGCCCAGCAACTCCAGTTCGCGACCGGGCGCACGGCCATGGTTTTCGACATAGTGGTCGCGCCGCTCTCGCGCCTCCTTGTGCTGCAGGAACGCTTCGTTGTAACCCTGCGGCGTATCCCGCTTGGACGAGACCAGCGCCTCGGCACGGATCGCTCCCAGAGACCGAGGCGCAAAATGCGGCCACGGCAGGATGCGAGCGACTTCGGCCAATCGCCCGACGAGGCCACCAGCGCGATAGTTGATTTCGACGCCCACGTCGTCGCGCCGCGCCCAGCGGAGAATCTGCCAGCTCGCCTCGTAGATCATCCATCCGATCAGCCACAGGCGTTCGCGCAGCTCATCCGGCGGTTCGACAGAGTTTTCGATCGACTCGGACGAACGGTGCTTGGCATACCACTCGCGGTACTCCGCGACCTCCCGCTCAATTTCCTCGACAAGCGTTTCGTCGGCGGCTCGGCGTCCGGCCTCGGGGTCATCCCTGCCGTCGGATTCGGCACGCAGGGCAAGACAGATCATTTCCAATTCCTCAACGGTCCACATGATCGGGACAGCTTCCCTTCGCTGCGATTGATCAAGAATGAACTGTGATGCTTGTCGAGGAGAGGTTAGATATGGGCCACGAGTGACCACAATCAACCTTTCAGTTCGATGGACGCAACTGAGATGGCGGACGACCACGTCGTTTTTGGAAACTCGGAGGTATTCCAGGCGTACGCCAGCAACGGACGTGTCAGATATCGGCAAGCGTCAACTACTGAAACCTGACTGCGGGCCAACGCCGTCAGTGATACAGGCTCCCTGCGGGCCACAGGACCGCACCAGATTGGCCCGGGGCAAAGCGGGTCATAGCACGGCGAACCATGAACGAGCCGTGGCTGACCGCCGACGAGGGGCGGTCAGCGAGTCGCCGTCTCCTCGATCGCCTCGAGGAACGCCTCCGAGCGATGCTCGAAGTTGCGGTACCGGCCGTAGCTGGGCGCGGCCGGCGACAACAGCACGACGCCGTTGGCCGGCGTGAGCTTACGAGCCTGACGGACCGCGGCAGTAAGGTCCTCGACGATCTCGCAACGCACGCTCGCCAGCCCGGCAAGCGTCTGGATGATCCGCGGGCCACTGTCCGGAATACCGATGACCGTGATGTCCCGCTCGGCCAGGTGGTCGCGCAGCGGGGTGTAGTCCACCCCCCGGTCGTTGCCGCCCACGATGACCGTCAACGGCCGCCCGTCGTACGCGTCGATCGCGTGCATCGCCGCGTACGGGCTGGTGGCGAGGGTGTCGTCGACGAACGTGAGGCCGGACGGGTCGAGAATCTCGGTGAGTCGGTGCGCCAGCCCCTGGAATTCGGCGACCGCCACGGCCAGGGTGTCCTTACGGGCGACGACGTCGACGTCGAGCGCGTCGAGCACGGCCAGCGCCACGCACAGGTTGCTCTCGTTGTGCCGGCCGACCAGCGGCAGCACCGCGCGCGGAAAGAGCGGGTGGTCCCCCAGGTGGAACCAGGGCGTCCCGTCCGGCCCGACAGCGACGTGGGTGGTGTCGGGCAGACCTGCCCGTACCACCGGGCGGTCACCCAACTCCGCGATGAGCCGCGGGTCGGTGCCGTTGACCACCACGGTCGCCGGATCGTGTGCGATCAGGTTGAGCTTGTCCCGGTAGTACTCCCGCTCACCGCCATGCGCGTCCAGGTGTTCGGGGAAGAGCGCGGTGACCACCGCGACATGCGGCGAGTCGGTGAGGTCACTGCACTGGTAACTCGACAGTTCCAGCACGTAGAGCGCCGCCTCGGGCAGCTCCAGCGTCGGTACGCCGATGTTGCCGCCGAACAGGTTCGGTCGCTCGACGGCGTTCAGCAGGTGGCTGGTCAGACTCGACGTGGTGCTCTTGCCCTTGCTGCCGGTGACGCCGACGGTGCGGGCCGCGTGATCGGCCATCCAGAGCGCGGTGCCCTGCGTGACGGGGATACCGCGTCTGCGCAGCTCGACCATCCAGGGGTGCGTCTGCGGCACCCCCGGGGAGCGGATCACCACGTCCGCCGCGACCAGCCGAGCGAGCCCGTCGTCGCCGGTCACCAGCGGCGCGGCCTGGGCGACCGGCCCTTCCCACGGCAGCGACAGGAAGTTCGTCCGGTCGTCCACGGCGACCAGGCTGGCCGGGCCGTGCGCGGCGACGGCGGTGACAGCGGCCACGCCCTCACGGCCCGTACCCCAGACGGCCACAGAGCGTCCGCGCAGGTCAGCCAGGCGCACCTATGATCTCCTTGCTCGCAAC
The nucleotide sequence above comes from Micromonospora luteifusca. Encoded proteins:
- the murD gene encoding UDP-N-acetylmuramoyl-L-alanine--D-glutamate ligase encodes the protein MRLADLRGRSVAVWGTGREGVAAVTAVAAHGPASLVAVDDRTNFLSLPWEGPVAQAAPLVTGDDGLARLVAADVVIRSPGVPQTHPWMVELRRRGIPVTQGTALWMADHAARTVGVTGSKGKSTTSSLTSHLLNAVERPNLFGGNIGVPTLELPEAALYVLELSSYQCSDLTDSPHVAVVTALFPEHLDAHGGEREYYRDKLNLIAHDPATVVVNGTDPRLIAELGDRPVVRAGLPDTTHVAVGPDGTPWFHLGDHPLFPRAVLPLVGRHNESNLCVALAVLDALDVDVVARKDTLAVAVAEFQGLAHRLTEILDPSGLTFVDDTLATSPYAAMHAIDAYDGRPLTVIVGGNDRGVDYTPLRDHLAERDITVIGIPDSGPRIIQTLAGLASVRCEIVEDLTAAVRQARKLTPANGVVLLSPAAPSYGRYRNFEHRSEAFLEAIEETATR